CTGACGCCCACGACAGTCCGTCCGTCGAGCGCGCCGCCCCGGTAGGGGCGGCGCGCTCGACGCGTCCGCGGCGCCGCACCGCCAACCATGATCGTGCTCGTTCCGTGAGGTAGCGGCCTCCCGCTGCCGCCGAAGCCACTACTTCCAGGATCGAGCAGGACTGTGTAGCCGGGGGTGGCGCGATATCCGGTGGCGCGGCACGGGCACGACGACGCAGGATGGCGGCGTGATCGAGACGTACCGGATAGAGCCTGCCCCTGTCGCCGCGGCCGATGCCGCGCCGCGACAGCGCTCGGCCTCCGGTCGCGCCTCGACCCGCCACCGACCGTCGTGACCACGGCGTTCCTGGCCGGTCTGGTGGCCGGCTACGGCGTCGCCGTTCCGGTCGGCGCGATCGCCGTGCTGATCCTCGGGCTGAGCGCACGGACATCGTTCCGGGTCGGCGCGTCCGCCGCCCTCGGGGTGGCCACCGCCGACGGCCTCTACGCGGCGGTCGCCATGCTCGGCGGCGCGGCCCTGGCGGCCCTCATCGCGCCGGTCGCCGGGTCGCTACGGGCCGTCGCGGCGGTGGTGCTGCTCGCCCTCGCCGGGCACACCGCATGGCGGGCGCTGCGCCCTCGGGCGGCGGGCGGGCCGGGACGCACCAGGCGCGGCCTGGACAGCCCGGCGCGGGCGTTCAGCGGCGTGCTGGCCCTGACCCTGCTCAACCCGGCGACCGTCGTCTACTTCGCCGCGCTGGTGTTGGGCCGGGGCGACTCCGCCGACCCCGATCCGGCGGCCGGGGCGCTCTTCGTGCTCGGCGCCTTCCTCGCCTCGGCGAGTTGGCAGCTGCTGATCGCCGGCGGCGGCACCCTGGTCGGGCGGGCCCTCGCCGGCCCGCGGGGCCGCCTGGTCACCGCCCTGGTCTCCAGCGCCATCATCGCCGCGCTCGCCGTCGCCACCCTCCTGTCGACCTGACCCGCGCCGCCGGCCGGAACACGGGTACGGTCGGAGGCGTGACCAGCAGACCCGCGGCCGGGGGTGGACGGTGGGTCGAGGTGGACCCGAACCGGATCGCCCGCTGGGTGGAGGGCTTCGCCGACCGGCACGGCCCGCCGGACACCACCACCGAGCCGTACGGCCTGCTGCTCGCCGCCCCGGACGGCGCGACCGCCGAGTTGCACCGCCCACCGGGCGCGCCCGCCGCCGACGACCTGCCCGGGTTCGTGGCCGAGGCGCTCGCGCCGCGACGGATCGGTCTGCTGCTCGCCCGCAAGGGCGCTGTGGCGGTGGGTGTCGCAGAGGGCACCGACCTTGTCGTGTCGAAGGTGGACACCCGCTACGTCCAGGGGCGCACCGCCGCCGGCGGCTGGTCCCAGCAGCGGTTCGCCCGACGACGCGACAACCAGACGAAGGCGGCGCTGGGCGACGCGGCCGAGCTGGCCGTACGCCTGCTGGTCCCGGAGGTGGCGACGCTGGCCGCGCTGGTGTGTGGCGGCGACCGGCGGGCGGTGGACACGGTCCTGGCGGACCGTCGGCTCGCCCGCTTGGCCGCGCTGCGCGCGGAGCGCCTGCTGGACGTGCCCGAGCCGAGGCACGCGGTGTTGGTGGCCGCGGTCGAGGCGGCCGGCGCGG
This genomic stretch from Micromonospora krabiensis harbors:
- a CDS encoding acVLRF1 family peptidyl-tRNA hydrolase, which translates into the protein MTSRPAAGGGRWVEVDPNRIARWVEGFADRHGPPDTTTEPYGLLLAAPDGATAELHRPPGAPAADDLPGFVAEALAPRRIGLLLARKGAVAVGVAEGTDLVVSKVDTRYVQGRTAAGGWSQQRFARRRDNQTKAALGDAAELAVRLLVPEVATLAALVCGGDRRAVDTVLADRRLARLAALRAERLLDVPEPRHAVLVAAVEAAGAVRVLVRDPQP
- a CDS encoding LysE family transporter; the protein is MTTAFLAGLVAGYGVAVPVGAIAVLILGLSARTSFRVGASAALGVATADGLYAAVAMLGGAALAALIAPVAGSLRAVAAVVLLALAGHTAWRALRPRAAGGPGRTRRGLDSPARAFSGVLALTLLNPATVVYFAALVLGRGDSADPDPAAGALFVLGAFLASASWQLLIAGGGTLVGRALAGPRGRLVTALVSSAIIAALAVATLLST